aatgaaattattCTCATATATAAGATGCtattaaatgttttcctttaattCCACAGACAGGGGGTATCGGATGTTTTTGGTGTCTTCATGGGATTTATTGACAATaacagaaatatataatatcGCCAGCATCACCCTTTAAATTTACCTAGAGGTTTCTATGTGGATTcccaggaaaacaaaacatgtgttaAAATGTCCCCTATTACCGTCATGAGTGCTGTTAATATCACATATACTGTGTGCACCACTACATGTGAGGAAGCAATGTATATCTTCTTTGTTGTGACTCACCATTTCCAGCCATGGCACTATACAGTCTGAATGAAAGAAGTGGTTACAGGGTAACTGTCTGACTGGCTCTCCAACTGTGAAGTCCTCTTTGCACACTGGACATTCCATACAGCAGTCTGAAAGGAGAAACCATGCACATGTTTAATCATTCCCCTTGTATTAATATTCTTGTGATTTCAAGAGGTAGTCATCAGTCACTTTCTTCAGGAGACATCTATCTTCATTAGCACCATTACATTTCCTAGCAGGGACTTGAGGTGATACGAGGCTGCTGAGGATGactaatgaataaaaacacagacaaaaagccTGAATAATCACATAGAGCGTCATTAATCCCAACAGATCAGCTATCAACAGCTAGGCTGCACAATCAACCACAATGTTACAGCTCAGTGGTAAAATAGGACACACAGCATTCACACAAGGCGCAGCCCAGAAAGACAGGATGTCATCTTGAAATAATTTATGGAACAAACAGTTGATACTGTCAAGGTTAATGGGCATTTCTCCTCAAACACTAACAGTTTCAGAGGCTTCTCTTGGCAGGCGGCAACAGAATATAAACACAACTGCCTGTTCATGCTGTGTCTGAATGCTGCACAGGCTTCTAACCAAATAAGCATCTATTTACATAATGACAAATGTGTTCATGGCCATTTGTTTTACTGAAAGTGTACAACTTTATACATGTCCAgcaagaaatatttaaatttgtagtTAAGGATGCACAACAAACAACTCTGCGTTCTTACCTGCTTGTTCCTGAGATATATTGACAGTCGGGAGAGAAGAgatcttctctttctctgctggagGAGGTCCTGTGTTTTCCAGCTGACCTAGTAgctacagaaaaacaaacacatgtaaactgaagaccatttaaacagcaacacaaatacaaagtcCGATGTTCTTATAAGTTTGGTTTACTTGTGTTATCACAGCGTCTAACCCTCCCTGTCCCCAGGCGTAGTCCCCAGGGTTAGAGTGCAGCATCCCTGTCCTGAAAAAGATACAGATGACTCAGGCTGATCAAAACAGGCACCAACACTGCCACCCTGGCAGACTCTGTGATGCTACTGTAATGTCATCTTACCATGAGAGCGGAGGTGAGCTGGAGACTCCAGAGTTGGCAAAGAGGCCAGCAAGAAACTGTTGCACAATCCTagcacacagacaaaagagaaaatacagataaGTTAATGTCATTGCCAAAAATAAGAAGAGTCAGGATTGTAGAGGCATAAATAGCACTGTCATTATAATAAGTGGGAGTATCTGAGGCGGAGAAAAATGCCAAGAGGATGCTGAGGAAGCCAGAAGACATTTACTCACCCTTCCACAGCAGGCGAGCGGTCAGGCCTGCTGCTGCCTCTAGACCGGTATCTTCTCTGGCTGTGCAGGCGAGGTGGGCGTCCCGGTCCCCAGTGATCCCCGGCTCCTAGTAAACCCCCCATAGGTCCCCCAAGGCCTGCTGGGACTGACCCCCCGATTGGTCCCCCTCCCAACCCCCCCAGGTCACTGAGACCTCCCAGCCGTCCTCCAGGGAGCCGAGGTTCTGAGTCAGGGGTGTCATTGTCTGTTGTAAATGGCCGCTCCAGTAACAACAGGTGCCATAGCTACGGGAATATCAGGATACGACAGGGAAGGAAAACAGGTAGAGGTTTGAAGAAAGATGGGGTTTCAGACAGAAGGAGGGAA
Above is a genomic segment from Hippoglossus stenolepis isolate QCI-W04-F060 chromosome 8, HSTE1.2, whole genome shotgun sequence containing:
- the rnf115a gene encoding E3 ubiquitin-protein ligase RNF115 yields the protein MAEAAAVPPHRFFCHCCKGEVNPKLPEYICPRCDSGFIEEVTEDSSLLEGGANGIDDTATQFAELWHLLLLERPFTTDNDTPDSEPRLPGGRLGGLSDLGGLGGGPIGGSVPAGLGGPMGGLLGAGDHWGPGRPPRLHSQRRYRSRGSSRPDRSPAVEGIVQQFLAGLFANSGVSSSPPLSWTGMLHSNPGDYAWGQGGLDAVITQLLGQLENTGPPPAEKEKISSLPTVNISQEQADCCMECPVCKEDFTVGEPVRQLPCNHFFHSDCIVPWLEMHDTCPVCRKSLNGEDSSSQPPSESPSLSMDPRTQERWSF